The following nucleotide sequence is from Ananas comosus cultivar F153 unplaced genomic scaffold, ASM154086v1, whole genome shotgun sequence.
TTGGCTCTTCTACTTAATTGATAAAATCAGTCCCAGATGGAGATGTGCCTGTGGGGCTAAATGTTTATGACTTCCAAGGGCCTGGTATTGCATTAGCTATGTACAACGTAGATGAGGTGTGCCTCTGGGAGCCTGAGCATTGaatatttttccctttttttcgctttttgtagttttttatACAAAGTCTTATGTAGCCATTTTCAGTCTATTCGGGCCTTTGCTGAATCATCAATGGCAATGGCACTTGCTAAAAGTTGGCCTCTATACTTGAGCACCAAAAATACAATTCTGAAAAAATATGATGGCAGGTACTACTCTTTCCTTATAATTGGCTATGTATATCTGAAATCTAATTGCAATATGCTATTATTTTGCTTTCCTATCTGTCCCATTTAGCATTGGGCTAGTAATCATTGGATCCGCATTTGCCATATTAATTTCAGATTTCAGAATCATATGCTTATGTTGTAACATTTTTCAAAAGCCCACCGCATGTTGACAAAGTTTTTAGTAGTCCTATgaatgagaaagagaaaagcTTGAATTGAGTGTTCAGACAAGTCATTTCTTTCAGCATCAAAATGAACTAAAGAATGACTCATATTCCCATAGGATACAGATGGATTGCTGAATCTGTTCGCACAAATTACTTTCGAAGACAAAATGAggttttctttccttttattaCTCATAATTTAGTTTTCCAAAGAGAATACCCCTATTAGAGAAGGAAAATATCAGTTAATATTTAGAAGTAAAAAAATGTTTGAGTTTTCATTTGCTTTATGATGTTTGTGCTTTTGTTATAGCTACTGAATGATGGCAATGAGCTCTTTTCTCCAGTTTAAAGCTGCAATGATTTTACATTGGTATTTGAATAGAACTTGGAAAGAAGAAGTTGACTGTTTTGGAAACTGAAACTGTCATAGGTTTAAAGACATCTTTCAGGAGGTATATGAAGAGAAATGGAAGGAAAAGTTTGAGGAGCAGTCGATATGGTGTGCACTCATCTGTTTTAACTTTTCCTACGGTTTTCAGTTGAAATAATTCTAACAGTTTGGTAATTCTTATTTCAGGTATGAGCATCGGTTGATTGATGACATGGTGGCCTTTGCATTAAAAAGTGAGGGAGGGTATGTCTGGGCCTGAAAGAACTATGATGGAGATGTTCAGAGCGATTTTCTTGCCCAAGGTCTTCATTGTGTTCAGATTATCTCATTGATTATTTATTAGACAAACCAAAGTTTATGCCTTGAGAACAAAGAACCTTATTTACTACTAGTCAACTATGCACACATGTTTACACAAGGATGTCAAATTGTAATTTTCTGTGTAGGATTAATATTTCTTTTCAATGTTATATGTAAATCTCCAGAATTTGCATTTATCGCAGCCTGTTTTTACTTGTATCTTTTGCCTGATATTGTGATTATAGCTCGGTGAGCTTCATGATTGTATGCCAACCCTTGTGTCGTCAATCTATAGTAACAAAATGAAAGATGCTTATATGATGATGCTGCATGTTCTGAACTGCATGAAGCAGGATGGCTATTTAATTATAGGGAGCGATAGGTTCTGGTCTTTGCTACTTCAactaatatacttttttttaaaaaatttctattatttttttgttttgtaattTGCTTATCATCGGAATTTTATCATGATGCTGCCGTCTTACAATTTATCGGTGGCTGCAGGTTTCGGTTCATTGGGCTTAATGACATCCGTACTGGTAACGGCCACTTCTTCCTTCTTTTGCTCTCCAGGATTTCTGATATTTCTGTTGAGAACCacataaaatttcattttttttaattttctttggaGTTATCTTCAGATGGAAAAACATTAGAAGCTGAAGCAGCTCATGGTACTGTTACTAGACATTTCAGGCTACACCAAAAGGGACAAGAGACCAGCACCAATAGTATCACTTCCATCTTTGCATGGACTCGCGGTCTTGCACACAGGTACGTTTTATTGTTCATTTGGAGatagctttacttcttggaTTATGTGATTTTACTATTTTGGATTTGGTACATCATATAACAATGTTTTTACCTAGTTCTCACTTACACTGCAtggtctttttttcttttcttttttttttaacagagcAAAGCTTGATAAAAATGATAGGCTGCTAGATTTTTGTGCAGAACCTTGAGTCTGCATGCATTGAAACAGTGGAGTCTGGTAAAATGACAAAGGATCTTGCGCTTCTTATCCACAGTCTCAAGTCAGTATGCTCACTCTGTTTATTCCAATTAGAAATACTTCTATATTTGATGTACTTTCAATTCAAGACGAATACACGGCAAAAATCTATTTGCCCCCTCCCTCCTTTTATGACAAACTGAACTATTCTGTTTTGTTTAGGGTATCAAGGGAACATTACTTGAGCACGGAGGAATTCGTTGATGCAGTTGCTCAGAGACTTAAAGAGAAACTTCAAGTTCGTGCTGTTTTGTAGAGTCGGGTCCGACATCCAATCTGACTGCTTAAGGAAAGAAGATTAGAAAAGTTCATGCAGGACTCTAGAAGATTGCTTCTAGAGGGCTAGGgtatacttgttttttttttttcttttgagatgaTAAAATAAGCAAAAGATAACTTCGATTGGATGTTTCATTCATGAAATAGGtattgcaatatttttttttcaatggtGTCATTTATAAGGGTTTGTATCTCCGTATATTGCTTATTTCAGAATGAATGCTACTTCTATGGAATTCTGAAGGCCGGTGAATGCCATGGTCGTTCAACTCAAAACACGTGGAAATGTGCGCATGATTATCCAAGCGCACAAATAAACATGTGGCTCGGTCTTGGACCGTATGTTCCAAAATTCTGTGGATGATCTGTGGTCCCCTGGTATTCTCCTACTAGTGGTTGATTAATATTTCCAGGAGCATTCACATGAAGAGGAAAGAACGAGATTATTTTCCCAAAGAATGAATGTTGAAACAAAGCAGGGCCCATTATTCCACCACAGATGCCCTGCATTGGATCCATCGCCAACGTCATTGGCATGATGATGTGTGGCGTCTATTTTCGCTTGAGCTAAGGGTATAAAATGTGTGTGCATTGTCCCTGCATTAATTACTATTGCCAAAATTATTGGTGTCATTACTGTTGTCATTACTATTGTGAAAATCATTGGTGTGAGAGgaatactttttttctttcttcctctgaATCAAAGGGAATATATGTGCAGAGTCCCTGCATTACTGTTGCCAAATTCATTGGAGATGTCTTTGTCCTTTCGGGTTGAATGT
It contains:
- the LOC109706332 gene encoding LOW QUALITY PROTEIN: isocitrate dehydrogenase [NADP], chloroplastic/mitochondrial-like (The sequence of the model RefSeq protein was modified relative to this genomic sequence to represent the inferred CDS: deleted 1 base in 1 codon; substituted 1 base at 1 genomic stop codon) → MIWIADRVELGYGTVFREPILYRNVPRIIPGWKKPICIGRHAFGDQYRATDTIIKGPGKLKMVFVPDGDVPVGLNVYDFQGPGIALAMYNVDESIRAFAESSMAMALAKSWPLYLSTKNTILKKYDGRFKDIFQEVYEEKWKEKFEEQSIWYEHRLIDDMVAFALKSEGGYVWAXKNYDGDVQSDFLAQGFGSLGLMTSVLLSSDGKTLEAEAAHGTVTRHFRLHQKGQETSTNSITSIFAWTRGLAHRAKLDKNDRLLDFVQNLESACIETVESGKMTKDLALLIHSLKVSREHYLSTEEFVDAVAQRLKEKLQVRAVL